The following DNA comes from Thermodesulfobacteriota bacterium.
CTGCTCTCAGGAAACTCTCCCCAGATCATAATTGCTAAAATCACTGAGGCAACACCGCTCACGAGGATCCATATCCAGTTCTGGGCAGGCTTAACTTGGAATGCATTTATTATCTTAAAAAACCCTTCAACTAATAGAAAAGCCGCAAGCAAAAGAGTAAGTGCAATAATTCCTTCTTTAAGGTTGGTCACAAGCAGAATGCCGACTATTAAATACAAAATGCCGCTAAGTAGTATTAAAATCAGATTCTTCCAATTGCCTGAGAAAAATGATCCTACAATTGAAACTATTCCTGCAAATAGCAAGATATAACCTAGAAGCAGTTCAACTGCAATGGTTGCAGCCATTGGAAAACCGATTGCAATCCATCCGAATATTACGTAAATAATGCCTAAAACCAGCAACCATCCCCTGTGAGCGCTTAGGCGCTGAACTACGCTATTATCAGTCATTTAATACTCCTCCTTTGTTTTCATTAAACAATTGTGGGTGTTTATTACCTACTGCCTGACAAAAGATTATATGATTATACTTTATATGCAATTTAATCGCTTATTCCTAAGATGGACTTTATTTTTGGCATATCTTTGTTCTCTGAAAGCATAAGAAGCTTGTCTTGCGCTTCTATAACCGTGGCCCCGCTCGGAACTATGGAATTACTATCTCTTTTTATAAGTATAATTATGGCGCTCTTTGGCAGTCCAAGCTCGACGACTTGAAGCCCTACCGCATTTGAGTTCTGAGGGATTACTAGCTCAGTTTTCTGGCTATTCTCATCGTAGGTAAATTCAAACTCAACGTGATCAGTTTTCGTCTTTGAGTCCGGCACGTCAACCCCAAAAAGCTTAGCCGCAAATGGAATAGTAGTTCCCTGAATAAGAACTGAGGTTATGACAATAAAGAATACGATATTGAATAGAACATCGGCCTTGGGAACACCCGCTAAGAGAGGAAATGTTGCCAAAATAATAGGAACGGCGCCCCTTAGCCCTACCCAGGAAATAAATGTTTTCTCTTTAAGATTTATTTTACCAAATGGAAGAGATACAAACACTCCGAGCGGGCGTGCTATAAAAATTAAAAACAGCGATATGCAAATTCCTGCAAATGCCACAGGGAATAGCTGAGAAGGAAAAACCAACAGTCCGAGTATAAGGAACATTGTAATCTGCATTAACCATGCAAGCCCATCATGAAAACGCGTCAAGCTCTGTTTGTTTACAAACTCACTTCCGCCCATCATAAGCCCTGCTATATATACAGCCAAAAAACCGCTACCGCCGATCCAAGCAGTAAGGCCATATGTGAATAACACCAAAGAGAGGGTTAGTACAGGATAAAGACCCTCATAATCAAGCCTTAGTCTATTAACCTTAAAAACTATCACTTTTCCCATAACAAACCCTATGATTATTCCTAAGACCATCTGCTGAACTAGAAGAAAAATCATGCTCCAAATTGATGCTTCGGGATTGGTGATAAGATGGATAAATCCGAGTGTAAGAATAACGGCCATAGGGTCGTTACTGGCTGATTCAAATTCTAGCAGATCCTTGATACTACTTTTTAGCTGTGTGCCGCTTGAGCCTATGACAGAAAATACAGCAGCGGCATCTGTAGAAGAAACAATCGCGCCCAGAAGTAAGGCGGATAAGAGAGAAAATTCAAAGAAATAATGCACAAATAAGCCAACTAATATGGCTGTTAAGAAAACCCCTACGGTTGAGAGTGAAATCCCGGTCCACAGAACAGGCCTTACCTGTCCCCAGCTGGAATGAAGCCCACCAGAGAAGATAATGAAGGCAAGTGCAATTACTCCAAGTAGCTGAGCGGCCCATGCATCATCAAACTCAACTCCTCCTGGGCCTTCAGAGCCTGCCACCATGCCGACTAATATAAAAATAATAAGAGCGGGTACGCTTAGTTTTGAGGCAACTTTACTGGCGAGAATACTCAGCAGCAATAATACAGATGCGCCAAATAGTATGAATTCAATTGAATAGTCCAATGAATTACATCATCCTCCGTGAAATAAAATAAATTATGATCACAAATGGATGTATTTACAACGCATCATACCATTATAGCTATAAATCAATATAGAGCTTCTACAAGATTTACTCTGCTCTGGTCAGTGTAATAGTTGTTGCCTCATCCATGGCTTTACCATCTTGATACGGAGTCCATCTTTGTGTCATTGTGTTATCGTCTACAAAAGTAAACACAGCTGAATGCATGTGCATATCTTTTGATGAATCCATATTCGTTCCGCCTATATAGTCAAACTCTATTGTGTTTTCTCCAGAATCTTTTAATCCTAATACTGGCTGGTTTTTAAGCATACAGAAGTGCTTCATTACAAGTTTTCCATCCTCTTCGTAATATATAGAAACCATCTCCATCGGGGTTCCAGGACCATGGGTTTCTATAACAGCGCTTCCTCCTGCAGTAGTCTTATACTCAATTGTCACAGGCACATCTTCTCCGTGCATCTTTCCCATACCTGTCCAGGTGCCAGACAATGCTTTCATCTGTTCAAGCTCAGCTGATCCGGTGTAGGGCTTCATATAGTCCATTTCGGCCTCTTTGCTAGGATCAGCAACGGTAGAACTGATAAAACTAAAAATCAGACAAATAGTAATAAGTGAGAATGTAAAATATCTAGACATAAAACACCTCCTTACTTGTATAGTAAAAATTGTAATCTATTTTCTTATGCGCTCATAGTACTTTTCAGCCTGTCCAGACAACCGTTCCAACCGCCCTGGTGGTTCTCTCTCATCTCGTCATTTGGCAATAGATCATGAGAGACCTTGACTTCAGTGACCCCATCTTTTTCAGAAAACGTCACCGATACAACCGTATTTTCCACAAAGTCAGAG
Coding sequences within:
- a CDS encoding DUF308 domain-containing protein codes for the protein MTDNSVVQRLSAHRGWLLVLGIIYVIFGWIAIGFPMAATIAVELLLGYILLFAGIVSIVGSFFSGNWKNLILILLSGILYLIVGILLVTNLKEGIIALTLLLAAFLLVEGFFKIINAFQVKPAQNWIWILVSGVASVILAIMIWGEFPESSAFVLGLLVGIYFLINGLSLLIFSFALKDVDKTA
- a CDS encoding potassium/proton antiporter, producing MDYSIEFILFGASVLLLLSILASKVASKLSVPALIIFILVGMVAGSEGPGGVEFDDAWAAQLLGVIALAFIIFSGGLHSSWGQVRPVLWTGISLSTVGVFLTAILVGLFVHYFFEFSLLSALLLGAIVSSTDAAAVFSVIGSSGTQLKSSIKDLLEFESASNDPMAVILTLGFIHLITNPEASIWSMIFLLVQQMVLGIIIGFVMGKVIVFKVNRLRLDYEGLYPVLTLSLVLFTYGLTAWIGGSGFLAVYIAGLMMGGSEFVNKQSLTRFHDGLAWLMQITMFLILGLLVFPSQLFPVAFAGICISLFLIFIARPLGVFVSLPFGKINLKEKTFISWVGLRGAVPIILATFPLLAGVPKADVLFNIVFFIVITSVLIQGTTIPFAAKLFGVDVPDSKTKTDHVEFEFTYDENSQKTELVIPQNSNAVGLQVVELGLPKSAIIILIKRDSNSIVPSGATVIEAQDKLLMLSENKDMPKIKSILGISD